A portion of the Thermothelomyces thermophilus ATCC 42464 chromosome 5, complete sequence genome contains these proteins:
- a CDS encoding uncharacterized protein (Contains conserved domain SET[pfam00856], SET domains are protein lysine methyltransferase enzyme): TVCLRDGHGSWSLVTQPQHENCPLASDWSPWSYQPFCLKPATEEDEPAPADCVFTLTAFRGNQGISLITTPNLAASIATNLDDSRVPPGLRYQLADVGRGRGQTAAYEIRDLPGRGKGMVAKRKFAEHETIMVGYPVLVVRLDFLNGDGLTDRGKRVMMETSVKQLPPKQSWALKSLARSTGGEPILDIIRTNGFGIEIDGVQHLAVFLDGSRVNHNCRPNSFWRYSGSSIAMEVVALRDVRPGEEIAHSCK, from the exons ACAGTCTGTTTGCGGGACGGACACGGAAGTTGGTCGCTGGTTACACAGCCACAACATGAAAACTGCCCGCTCGCGAGTGACTGGTCGCCTTGGTCATATCAACCCTTCTGTCTCAAGCCCGCCACAGAGGAGGACGAACCAGCGCCGGCAGACTGCGTCTTCACGCTCACCGCGTTCCGAGGCAACCAGGGGATCAGCTTGATCACCACGCCCAATCTTGCGGCCAGCATTGCCACCAACCTCGATGACTCGCGGGTACCACCTGGGCTCAGATATCAGCTGGCGGACGTGGGGCGTGGAAGAGGGCAAACTGCAGCATATGAAATTAGAGACCTCCCGGGACGGGGAAAGGGAATGGTCGCGAAGCGCAAATTTGCAGAGCACGAGACGATCATGGTCGGCTATCCAGTACTCGTCGTCAGGCTGGATTTTCTGAACGGTGATGGCCTCACCGACCGAGGGAAGCGAGTCATGATGGAAACAAGCGTGAAGCAGCTTCCACCAAAGCAGAGCTGGGCGCTAAAGTCGCTCGCACGGAGTACTGGTGGCGAGCCCATCCTCGATATCATCCGCACCAATGGGTTCGGGATCGAGATTGATGGGGTTCAACACTTGGCAGTGTTCTTGGATGGTTCG AGAGTCAACCATAACTGCCGGCCAAA TTCCTTTTGGCGATACAGCGGTAGCAGCATAGCCATGGAAGTCGTTGCGCTACGCGATGTTCGGCCTGGCGAGGAAATCGCACACAGCTGTAAGTGA